One window of the Microbulbifer sp. Q7 genome contains the following:
- a CDS encoding pilus assembly protein: MALLSVAFAHSVQSLTLAQAPLFLAQPVKPIVMLNMSNDHQLYFKAYDDYTDLDGDGQLDTTYDKGIEYYGYFDSGKCYVYRDAQFEPNGAADENRYCNSVAGSGEWSGNFLNWATMTRMDAVRKILYGGYRSTDDEYDTSDAAKNGETVLERAFLPHDAHSFAKYYNGTDIAQLTPFSVTGGDNSSASGFTICNTTPGTGSSETVSSAPQMRVVQGNYALWASNERFQCRWDSEVSGGQGTNDNDAGKSGIYASSTSPAKDVQLGDGEYDVRVQVCVAGMEEDNCQAYPNGNQKPTGLLQEYGENGDILFGLMTGSFGKNKSGGVLRKNVSSLADEVNATTDGTFTGADGIVKNLDVLRIYGYDYGQGHYNNTDGCEWGRTSFNDGECTNWGNPQSEIYLESLRYLAGKSPTSGFTSNDSNFLPGLTNPTWVDPMNGDNYCAALNVIQFNASTSSYDGDYSDSTFGVVDTWTNKVGAAEGIHGGAYFVGESGAENNQLCTAKTVGALSDVRGTCPDAPRLEGTYDIAGMAYFARANSIRNDLPSQQSVRTYGVALAPAVPQVEIPVPGAVDKSITILPACRNTNPNPDGNCAIVDFKVVSQNQGVDTGAGILANTGKLYVNWEDSEQGGDFDQDMWGVIDYVVTASQVKITTNTIAESTSQPLGFGFVISGTTNDGFHVNSGVEGFKHSGSGCSGEDGCEVDDEAFTQTFAVGTSTAELLETPLYYAAKWGGYSDGENGNAPTEAEIAARDPETYFYAIDPSELAESLSKALDAVAADVGSASSVATNSTRLGTDTVIYQALFNSTDWSGEVKALNLGSDGSVSSVKWQSSDAKFDGPAIRKVFTHDGTGGAVFRWGTTVADGGISDAQKAALIGNDSEIEGRARLLWVRGADTPNLRSRNKLLGDIVNSSPVFAGRKKYSFHLLSEALGGLEYQNYYETRKKNRREVLYVGANDGMLHAFDATTGKELFAYVPAGIYEKLRKLSATDYGTSSNPHTYNVDGPLFVGDAFVNGRWRNVLVGTLGAGGRGLFALDVTNPDGFDEGDVLFDFTDEDLLSGEFTKLGNITREPVIAPTSDGWRVFFGNGYNSDGENAHLFALSLDDPAGDTRVIQAGTGGANGLAGPALLPSGTGEIVAAYAGDLLGNLWEFDLSAGKNDSWGVAYKSGANAAPLFTAVDPNGKVQPITSTPTLGVNAKLNNAVMVYFGTGSYLTSADNEAGDTINSFYAVADMDAPVTGRDQLFAKTISTEANGRRVVDGNADTSWWTSKKGWYLDFTYGGSISGERIISKPLLIYDRLLFPTMITSSSPCSFGGSGWLMELVAVGDRYQGHSIFGEDGIETDYAVISYSEVIRSGEKAYLPTSNIKGALDVTEGDIPSEAAGRMSWRQLR; this comes from the coding sequence GTGGCGCTCCTGTCGGTCGCATTTGCCCACAGTGTCCAGTCGCTCACGCTGGCGCAGGCGCCGCTATTTTTGGCGCAGCCGGTGAAGCCGATTGTGATGCTGAATATGTCTAACGACCATCAGCTCTACTTCAAGGCATACGACGATTACACGGATCTCGATGGCGACGGCCAACTGGATACGACCTACGACAAGGGAATCGAGTACTACGGTTATTTTGATAGCGGCAAATGCTATGTGTACCGCGATGCGCAGTTTGAGCCAAACGGAGCCGCGGACGAAAATCGCTACTGTAATAGTGTTGCAGGATCTGGAGAGTGGAGCGGCAACTTCCTGAATTGGGCGACCATGACCCGCATGGATGCTGTACGCAAAATTCTCTACGGCGGATATCGCTCCACCGACGACGAGTACGACACCAGCGACGCTGCCAAGAATGGCGAGACGGTGCTTGAACGCGCTTTTTTACCGCACGATGCGCACTCCTTCGCGAAGTACTATAACGGTACCGATATCGCTCAGCTGACGCCATTCAGCGTGACTGGCGGCGATAATTCCTCAGCCAGTGGGTTTACCATCTGTAATACCACGCCGGGAACTGGCAGCTCAGAAACCGTTTCTTCCGCGCCGCAGATGCGCGTGGTTCAGGGCAACTATGCGCTCTGGGCAAGTAATGAGCGCTTCCAGTGTCGCTGGGATAGTGAGGTAAGCGGTGGTCAGGGCACTAATGATAACGACGCAGGCAAGAGCGGTATCTATGCGAGTTCGACAAGCCCCGCAAAGGATGTCCAGCTGGGCGACGGTGAATATGATGTCCGGGTGCAAGTGTGCGTTGCCGGCATGGAAGAGGATAATTGTCAGGCCTATCCCAACGGTAATCAAAAGCCTACGGGGCTGCTACAGGAATACGGTGAAAACGGCGATATCCTGTTTGGCTTGATGACCGGCTCCTTCGGGAAAAACAAGTCCGGTGGTGTGCTGCGCAAGAACGTTTCCAGTCTTGCTGACGAAGTGAATGCGACAACCGATGGGACTTTCACCGGTGCCGACGGTATCGTAAAGAACCTTGATGTCCTGCGTATCTATGGCTACGACTATGGCCAGGGACACTACAACAATACCGATGGGTGTGAGTGGGGCCGCACTAGCTTTAACGATGGGGAGTGTACCAACTGGGGCAACCCGCAGTCGGAAATCTACCTCGAATCGCTGCGCTACCTGGCTGGCAAAAGCCCTACGTCGGGCTTCACATCGAACGATTCCAATTTTCTGCCCGGGCTGACCAACCCCACTTGGGTGGACCCCATGAATGGCGATAACTACTGCGCGGCGCTCAACGTCATTCAGTTCAATGCATCGACCAGCTCCTACGATGGTGACTACAGTGATTCCACCTTTGGCGTAGTAGATACCTGGACCAACAAGGTGGGCGCCGCCGAGGGAATTCATGGCGGAGCCTACTTTGTGGGTGAGAGCGGTGCCGAGAATAACCAGCTGTGCACCGCCAAGACCGTAGGCGCCCTGTCGGATGTGCGCGGCACCTGCCCCGACGCACCGCGCCTCGAAGGTACCTACGACATTGCCGGAATGGCCTATTTTGCCCGTGCCAATAGCATCCGCAACGACCTGCCATCGCAGCAAAGCGTGCGCACCTACGGTGTCGCGCTGGCACCGGCGGTACCTCAGGTTGAAATTCCCGTACCGGGCGCCGTGGACAAGTCCATCACGATCCTGCCGGCTTGCCGGAACACCAACCCGAACCCCGATGGCAACTGTGCCATCGTGGACTTCAAGGTGGTGTCACAGAACCAGGGTGTGGATACCGGCGCAGGTATCCTGGCCAACACCGGCAAACTGTATGTGAACTGGGAAGACAGTGAGCAGGGCGGGGACTTTGACCAGGATATGTGGGGTGTGATCGATTACGTCGTCACCGCAAGCCAGGTGAAAATCACTACCAACACCATTGCCGAATCCACCAGTCAGCCCCTCGGTTTTGGCTTCGTTATCAGTGGTACCACCAATGACGGTTTCCATGTGAACTCTGGTGTGGAAGGGTTCAAGCATAGTGGTAGCGGCTGTTCCGGCGAAGACGGTTGCGAGGTCGATGATGAAGCGTTCACGCAGACCTTTGCGGTCGGCACGTCGACTGCAGAGCTGCTGGAGACACCGCTTTACTATGCAGCGAAGTGGGGCGGTTACAGTGACGGTGAAAATGGCAACGCGCCCACCGAGGCAGAGATTGCAGCCCGTGACCCGGAAACCTACTTCTACGCGATTGACCCTTCCGAGCTGGCGGAAAGTCTGAGCAAGGCGCTGGATGCGGTTGCGGCCGATGTGGGTTCGGCGTCTTCCGTAGCGACGAACTCCACCCGCCTGGGTACCGACACGGTAATTTACCAGGCGCTGTTTAACAGCACGGACTGGAGCGGCGAGGTCAAGGCCCTCAACCTGGGCAGCGATGGCTCCGTGAGCTCCGTCAAGTGGCAGTCCAGCGATGCCAAGTTTGACGGCCCCGCTATCCGCAAAGTCTTTACCCACGATGGCACAGGTGGTGCGGTGTTCCGCTGGGGGACGACGGTTGCAGATGGCGGAATCAGTGACGCCCAGAAAGCCGCCCTGATTGGTAATGACAGCGAAATCGAAGGGCGCGCCCGCCTGCTCTGGGTGCGTGGGGCGGATACGCCGAATTTGCGCAGCCGCAACAAGCTGCTGGGTGACATCGTAAATTCAAGCCCGGTATTTGCCGGCCGCAAGAAGTACAGCTTCCATCTGCTGTCCGAGGCGCTGGGTGGACTGGAGTATCAGAACTATTACGAGACGCGCAAGAAAAACCGGCGTGAAGTGCTTTATGTGGGTGCCAATGACGGCATGCTGCACGCCTTTGACGCAACAACCGGCAAAGAGCTGTTTGCTTATGTCCCGGCCGGTATCTACGAAAAACTGCGCAAGCTGAGTGCCACTGATTACGGCACAAGCAGCAATCCGCATACCTACAACGTTGATGGCCCGCTGTTCGTTGGCGACGCCTTCGTAAATGGCCGCTGGAGAAATGTGCTGGTCGGCACCCTCGGGGCAGGTGGTAGAGGACTGTTCGCGCTGGACGTGACCAACCCCGACGGCTTTGATGAAGGGGATGTGCTGTTTGACTTTACTGATGAAGACCTCCTGAGCGGTGAATTCACTAAGCTGGGTAATATCACTCGCGAACCCGTCATTGCCCCCACCAGCGATGGCTGGCGGGTGTTCTTCGGCAACGGCTATAACTCCGATGGCGAGAATGCGCACCTGTTTGCCCTCAGTCTCGATGATCCGGCCGGTGATACGCGAGTGATCCAGGCGGGTACCGGCGGTGCAAACGGGCTTGCCGGGCCGGCGCTGTTGCCGAGTGGTACTGGGGAGATTGTTGCCGCGTATGCGGGCGATTTGCTCGGTAACCTGTGGGAGTTTGATCTTTCTGCGGGCAAAAATGACAGTTGGGGTGTTGCCTACAAAAGTGGTGCTAATGCCGCGCCCCTGTTCACCGCGGTAGATCCCAATGGCAAGGTGCAGCCCATCACATCAACCCCCACCCTCGGGGTAAACGCGAAGCTGAATAACGCGGTGATGGTGTACTTTGGTACCGGAAGCTATCTCACCAGCGCCGATAACGAAGCGGGGGATACGATCAATAGCTTCTATGCCGTCGCCGATATGGATGCGCCGGTGACCGGCCGCGACCAGCTGTTCGCCAAGACGATCTCGACAGAAGCGAACGGTCGGCGCGTTGTGGACGGCAATGCTGATACGTCCTGGTGGACCAGTAAAAAGGGCTGGTACCTGGACTTCACCTATGGTGGTAGTATCAGCGGGGAGCGCATTATCAGTAAGCCACTGCTGATCTACGACCGCTTGCTGTTCCCGACCATGATTACCTCTTCCAGTCCGTGTTCATTTGGTGGTTCCGGGTGGTTGATGGAGCTGGTTGCGGTGGGCGACCGCTATCAGGGGCACTCCATTTTCGGGGAAGATGGCATCGAAACCGATTATGCGGTAATCAGCTATTCGGAAGTGATTCGCTCTGGTGAAAAAGCCTACCTTCCGACCAGTAACATCAAGGGTGCGCTGGATGTGACAGAGGGTGATATTCCCTCGGAAGCCGCTGGCCGTATGTCCTGGCGCCAGTTACGTTAA
- a CDS encoding type IV pilin protein — MKKQKGFTLIELMIVVAIIGIIAGIAYPSYMESVRKSNRADAKATLNDVAQRLQRCFTTYNAYNNANCGVANSLSGGGSIQSAEGMYSVTAVLGATTYALTAQPVAGTSQAADTKCGSLTLSNTGVRNASGSYGAACW, encoded by the coding sequence ATGAAAAAGCAAAAAGGTTTTACCCTGATTGAACTGATGATTGTGGTAGCCATCATCGGCATCATCGCCGGAATTGCTTACCCCTCCTATATGGAGTCCGTACGCAAGAGTAACCGGGCGGACGCGAAGGCGACTCTGAACGATGTCGCCCAGCGCCTGCAGCGCTGCTTTACCACCTACAACGCCTACAATAATGCGAACTGTGGCGTAGCGAATTCATTGAGTGGTGGCGGCAGTATTCAATCCGCCGAAGGGATGTACAGTGTCACTGCTGTTTTGGGAGCCACGACTTATGCTCTCACCGCACAGCCTGTTGCCGGCACCAGCCAGGCGGCCGATACCAAGTGTGGTAGCCTGACCTTGAGTAACACCGGTGTGCGCAATGCCAGCGGCAGCTATGGGGCCGCCTGCTGGTAA
- a CDS encoding GspH/FimT family pseudopilin, protein MGFKQRGLTLIELMITLAVLAVVVGIAVPNFNTMIQNNRSVALGEELAGALNFARSEAVKRSSRVTLCASADGSACDGDWTDQWIVIVDDATSDSAPVPVIGEILRVWESPGNNATIAAVQGASDVDFIRFTDKGLLGMSAGGAIELTSSLSGCKANSGRKLTVGVAGVLSVARTSCS, encoded by the coding sequence ATGGGGTTCAAACAGCGGGGGCTCACCCTGATCGAGTTGATGATCACCCTGGCGGTACTTGCCGTGGTGGTTGGCATTGCCGTACCTAATTTCAACACGATGATCCAAAACAACCGTTCGGTAGCACTGGGTGAGGAACTGGCTGGTGCCTTGAATTTTGCCCGCAGCGAAGCCGTGAAACGGTCCTCCCGTGTGACCCTTTGTGCGAGTGCCGATGGCAGTGCGTGCGATGGTGACTGGACCGATCAGTGGATAGTGATTGTCGACGACGCCACCAGTGACAGTGCCCCGGTACCGGTGATCGGTGAAATTTTGCGCGTCTGGGAGTCTCCGGGCAACAACGCCACCATTGCTGCCGTGCAGGGCGCATCCGATGTGGACTTTATCCGTTTTACCGATAAGGGGTTACTTGGCATGTCGGCCGGCGGGGCGATCGAGTTGACCTCCAGCTTGAGTGGCTGCAAGGCAAACTCTGGGCGAAAGTTGACCGTCGGTGTCGCGGGTGTCCTGAGCGTCGCCCGCACCAGCTGCAGTTGA
- the pilV gene encoding type IV pilus modification protein PilV yields MKQQQGAGLIEVLVTVLILGTSLLALAALQSKSLQYNHSAYLRSQANILAYDMLDRIRLNQEKLDEYLLEEAPVPAEGAPEEPLPSETTIAGQDLAQWQAALAAALPGASGQVRCNGADKVCTVTIEWSEQNNSGDTSEDTTTFVYSTRI; encoded by the coding sequence ATGAAACAACAACAGGGTGCGGGCCTGATCGAAGTGCTGGTTACCGTGCTGATTCTCGGAACATCTCTGCTGGCGTTGGCTGCCCTGCAAAGCAAATCCCTGCAGTACAACCACAGTGCTTATTTGCGGTCACAGGCCAATATTCTCGCCTACGACATGCTCGATCGTATTCGCCTGAACCAGGAAAAACTCGACGAGTACCTGCTGGAAGAGGCCCCTGTGCCAGCGGAGGGTGCCCCTGAAGAACCCTTGCCCAGCGAAACCACTATCGCCGGCCAGGATCTGGCCCAGTGGCAAGCCGCGCTGGCCGCGGCCCTGCCAGGGGCGAGTGGTCAGGTGCGTTGCAATGGCGCCGATAAAGTATGCACCGTGACCATCGAATGGTCCGAGCAGAATAACTCCGGCGATACCAGCGAAGATACCACCACGTTTGTATACAGCACCCGTATTTAA
- a CDS encoding PilW family protein, with product MQRQRGISLVELMISITIGLILMTGVVQLFLTSRTTFSTQQALARVQESGRLAMDFLSEDIRMAGFAGCNSRYTQVTNYLNDENLLAFKFDVGIEGEDDVSANPPAGYPDDAIEGTDILVVRSAGGISLGVPKPNDANNVYARYVSDVAPCGEAQTGSSGICSDDILIVANCTNAVVFQATEVEGNASTGEVRIAHGAGDSPGNRVTAWDVSDAVSPVSFADDAQVFQVVTTVYFIAQGAGGIPSLWQETNGLAAQELLEGVQDMQLTYGVDSNSDGVPENYVDAGSLSSADAWAEVVSVRVALLVQSGEDNVLAEPQPYTFNGVTVNDPGDRRLRQTFESTVAVRSRVY from the coding sequence ATGCAACGACAAAGAGGTATCTCGCTGGTTGAGTTAATGATCTCAATCACGATCGGCCTGATCCTGATGACGGGCGTGGTGCAGTTGTTTTTAACCAGCCGCACCACATTCTCAACCCAGCAAGCCCTGGCGCGGGTACAGGAAAGTGGTCGCCTGGCCATGGACTTTTTGAGCGAAGACATCCGCATGGCAGGGTTCGCCGGCTGTAATAGTCGCTACACCCAGGTCACGAATTACCTGAATGATGAAAATTTACTCGCCTTTAAGTTCGACGTGGGGATCGAGGGGGAGGACGATGTCTCCGCTAATCCTCCCGCCGGATATCCGGACGACGCCATTGAGGGGACCGATATTCTGGTGGTGCGCAGCGCGGGGGGTATTTCCCTGGGCGTACCCAAACCGAATGACGCCAATAATGTTTACGCGCGCTATGTGTCGGATGTGGCTCCCTGTGGCGAGGCGCAGACCGGCTCCAGCGGTATCTGCTCCGACGATATTCTGATTGTCGCCAACTGTACCAATGCCGTTGTATTTCAGGCGACGGAGGTGGAAGGCAATGCAAGCACGGGGGAAGTTCGTATTGCACACGGCGCGGGTGACAGTCCGGGCAACCGAGTCACCGCCTGGGATGTGAGTGATGCAGTATCACCGGTCAGCTTTGCGGACGATGCGCAAGTCTTTCAGGTGGTGACTACCGTGTATTTTATTGCGCAAGGGGCCGGAGGTATTCCCAGCCTGTGGCAGGAAACGAATGGACTGGCCGCACAGGAGTTGCTGGAAGGGGTGCAGGATATGCAGCTCACCTATGGGGTAGACAGCAATAGTGACGGGGTTCCTGAAAACTATGTGGATGCAGGGAGTCTTTCCAGTGCCGATGCATGGGCCGAGGTAGTGAGCGTGCGTGTCGCGCTGCTGGTGCAGAGCGGTGAAGACAATGTGCTCGCTGAACCACAGCCCTATACGTTTAACGGTGTCACCGTGAATGATCCAGGCGACCGTCGCCTGCGTCAGACCTTCGAGAGCACCGTCGCAGTTCGCAGTCGGGTTTACTGA
- a CDS encoding PilX N-terminal domain-containing pilus assembly protein, giving the protein MKNTAFPQRLRQQRGMTLVVGLIMVLLMTLVGMAAIRGSNMQELMAGNMRDHNLALQAAEAGLRAGEARVQAVDLPAFGTTQYPELMMALDQGGSSEYWKSYDWAEARTAELGLSGVARQPEYVVEEVTSLTSLNGADGGGIDVGSRLIQNDKVIYRISSRGFGGSESTQVLLQSTFRQPK; this is encoded by the coding sequence ATGAAAAATACAGCTTTCCCACAGCGCCTGCGCCAGCAACGGGGTATGACGCTGGTGGTCGGTTTGATCATGGTGTTACTGATGACCCTGGTGGGGATGGCGGCCATTCGTGGCAGCAACATGCAGGAACTGATGGCGGGTAACATGCGCGACCACAATCTTGCGCTGCAGGCTGCCGAGGCAGGGCTGCGTGCCGGAGAGGCGCGGGTGCAGGCGGTGGACCTGCCAGCTTTTGGAACAACACAGTATCCGGAGCTCATGATGGCGCTGGACCAGGGCGGTAGTAGTGAGTACTGGAAATCTTATGATTGGGCCGAGGCACGGACCGCGGAGCTGGGTCTCAGCGGTGTCGCCCGGCAGCCGGAATATGTGGTGGAAGAGGTCACCTCGTTGACCTCTTTAAATGGTGCAGATGGGGGTGGCATCGATGTCGGCAGTCGACTTATCCAAAACGACAAAGTGATTTACCGAATCAGCAGCCGGGGTTTTGGTGGCAGTGAATCTACGCAGGTACTCCTGCAGTCAACCTTTAGGCAGCCCAAATGA
- a CDS encoding pilus assembly protein, with product MKTLLQCVSALFSVAAAHSVHSVDLAQSPLFLSNGATPNVMFVIDDSGSMHFEITPEDYRQDTAYIFPRADGVYGNAGYDQTTDGNYQVPTVDDANGYNALTRSPQYNKSYYNPSVTYLPWAKHDETLYPNANPSCARHNPENTGDCPGDGVSVNQNARNLTVENANYNGNAWRSCMRNADETITCTSSSDAKTYWPATYFWHNGTGSEWDRSSYQKVEIRPSAATYTGHDRLNRDDCSLGVCSYEQEIQNFANWYTYYRSRTLAARAGIGRAFAEQGEDLRVGFGAINQGSTSIDGVNTGTIVNGVRAFSGDDREAFFAQLYGRDVPTSGTPLRRALDDAGQYFSRPDDKGPWGANPGVDDEAAHLACRASYTILMTDGYWSGGGDNAARTSAARSNVDGSAGTEVTGPDGASYTYSAESPFTDGHNNTLADVAMYYWNRDLRPDLANKVPSKDGSINPAFWQHMVTFGVGFGVEGSVDKDDAFAAIKTGDSVTWPNPTSSNSAKVDDLLHASVNSRGGFFSAADPQSFASELSGVLDNILGRSSGAASSVATTSTRLGTDTLIFQAAFNSFDWSGELKAIEVEADGSIGDLAWEVTDNDFPSPASRDIFTYSNGDGALFAWDPTGTAPGISDAQKSVLAGEDGDAMGALRLNWVRGLHAEGLRERGKMLGDIVNSSPVYAGRKKHHYHLLSADLGGARYLDYYTTRKQPRTEVVYVGANDGMLHGFDARDGDELFAYVPSGVYGALKDLSSPEYGTATLPHRYSVDGPLFVGDAYFGDASTGSWKNILVGTLGAGGKGIFVLDVTNPESFDEDDVLFELTNADIPELGNITGPPLVVPTADGWKIIVGNGYNSAGERASLLVIDLENPTTETRVLTTNDSDDNGLAGASLLPNGRGEVVGAYAGDLQGNLWYFDLSSDDPADWGVGYEATTQDADGNDVTAKVPLFVARDPNGAVQPITSTPTLGLNEQMNNAVMVYFGTGSYLSSTDNVAGNTINSFYAIADQGAPVAGRGSLMQKVISSQENGVREVSNNASQTWWADKSGWYLDLTFGDSTTGERVISKPLLVYDRLLFPTLITSSDPCAFGGSGWQMELVAVGDRFIGHSIFGEDGKEVDYAIISYSQMIESGKKTFLPANDIKGDFKVEEGQSPPPANGRVSWRRF from the coding sequence ATGAAAACCCTCCTGCAATGCGTTTCGGCATTGTTTTCGGTCGCTGCTGCGCACAGTGTCCATTCGGTGGACTTGGCGCAAAGCCCGCTGTTCCTGAGTAATGGAGCCACGCCGAATGTGATGTTTGTGATCGATGATTCGGGCTCGATGCATTTTGAAATTACACCGGAGGACTATCGCCAGGACACTGCCTATATTTTTCCTCGCGCAGATGGCGTCTACGGGAATGCCGGCTATGACCAGACCACAGATGGAAATTATCAGGTCCCGACCGTCGATGATGCCAACGGTTACAACGCCCTTACGCGCTCACCACAATACAACAAAAGTTACTATAACCCCTCGGTAACCTATTTGCCTTGGGCAAAACACGACGAAACTCTGTATCCAAATGCCAATCCGAGTTGCGCCAGGCACAATCCGGAGAACACTGGCGACTGTCCGGGGGACGGCGTCTCGGTTAATCAGAATGCAAGGAACCTGACAGTAGAGAACGCTAACTACAACGGGAACGCTTGGCGTAGTTGTATGCGGAACGCCGACGAAACCATCACCTGTACTTCGAGCAGCGATGCGAAAACCTACTGGCCTGCCACCTATTTCTGGCATAACGGCACCGGCAGTGAGTGGGATCGAAGTAGTTACCAAAAGGTTGAGATCCGACCCTCGGCGGCTACCTATACTGGCCATGATCGATTGAATCGCGACGATTGTAGTCTTGGCGTTTGCAGCTACGAGCAGGAAATCCAGAATTTTGCCAACTGGTATACCTATTATCGCTCGCGCACCCTCGCCGCGCGTGCCGGCATCGGCCGCGCATTTGCGGAGCAAGGTGAGGATCTGCGGGTAGGGTTTGGCGCGATCAACCAAGGCTCAACCAGTATTGATGGCGTCAACACAGGTACGATTGTAAATGGCGTACGCGCATTCTCCGGTGACGACCGGGAAGCTTTTTTCGCGCAGCTGTACGGGCGAGACGTGCCCACCTCGGGGACACCACTACGTCGCGCGCTGGATGATGCAGGGCAGTATTTTTCACGCCCGGACGATAAAGGCCCATGGGGAGCAAACCCTGGTGTGGACGATGAAGCGGCCCATCTTGCCTGTCGCGCGAGCTACACCATCCTGATGACCGATGGCTACTGGAGTGGAGGTGGTGATAACGCGGCGCGTACTTCGGCCGCACGGAGTAATGTCGATGGATCAGCGGGAACAGAAGTTACCGGGCCTGACGGAGCTTCTTACACCTACAGCGCCGAGTCGCCGTTTACCGACGGGCACAATAATACGCTGGCCGATGTGGCCATGTACTACTGGAACCGGGATTTGCGTCCCGATCTCGCCAACAAGGTGCCTTCCAAAGATGGCAGTATCAATCCGGCATTCTGGCAGCATATGGTAACTTTTGGTGTGGGCTTCGGTGTAGAGGGCTCGGTCGATAAGGATGATGCGTTCGCGGCGATAAAGACCGGTGATTCAGTTACCTGGCCCAATCCAACCAGTAGTAATTCGGCGAAGGTGGATGACCTGCTGCATGCATCGGTCAATAGCCGCGGTGGTTTTTTCAGTGCTGCGGACCCCCAGTCCTTTGCCAGTGAACTGTCTGGCGTACTGGATAATATTCTCGGGCGCTCCAGCGGTGCCGCTTCCTCCGTTGCCACCACTTCCACCCGTCTGGGAACGGACACGTTGATCTTCCAGGCTGCGTTCAACAGTTTTGATTGGAGCGGGGAGCTCAAGGCCATCGAGGTGGAAGCCGACGGCTCCATTGGTGACCTAGCCTGGGAAGTCACTGATAACGATTTTCCGTCGCCGGCGAGCAGGGATATCTTTACTTACAGCAATGGGGATGGGGCGCTGTTTGCCTGGGACCCCACCGGCACTGCGCCCGGCATCTCCGATGCGCAAAAGAGTGTACTGGCTGGCGAAGATGGCGATGCCATGGGTGCTTTGCGCCTGAACTGGGTGCGGGGACTGCACGCAGAAGGCCTGCGCGAGCGTGGCAAGATGCTGGGCGACATCGTGAACTCCAGCCCGGTGTACGCCGGTCGCAAAAAACATCACTACCACTTGCTTTCCGCGGACCTGGGCGGTGCTCGGTACCTCGATTACTACACAACGCGGAAGCAGCCCCGCACCGAAGTGGTCTACGTGGGCGCGAACGATGGCATGTTGCATGGGTTCGACGCGCGCGACGGTGACGAGCTCTTCGCCTATGTGCCTTCCGGTGTTTACGGCGCGCTCAAGGACTTGAGTTCGCCGGAATACGGCACTGCTACCCTGCCACATCGCTACAGTGTGGATGGGCCGCTGTTTGTGGGGGATGCCTACTTTGGCGATGCCTCCACTGGCAGCTGGAAAAACATCCTTGTGGGCACCCTGGGTGCCGGCGGCAAGGGTATTTTTGTACTGGATGTCACCAACCCCGAAAGCTTCGACGAAGATGACGTCCTGTTTGAGCTCACGAATGCGGACATTCCAGAGTTGGGGAATATTACCGGCCCGCCGCTGGTGGTGCCGACGGCAGATGGTTGGAAAATTATTGTCGGTAATGGTTACAACTCTGCTGGAGAACGCGCAAGCCTGCTGGTCATCGATCTGGAAAACCCCACCACCGAAACGCGGGTGCTCACTACCAATGACAGCGACGATAACGGGCTTGCTGGTGCATCCCTTCTCCCCAATGGTCGCGGAGAGGTGGTTGGAGCCTATGCCGGCGACCTGCAGGGTAACCTCTGGTACTTTGATCTCAGCAGTGACGATCCGGCGGACTGGGGGGTTGGCTATGAGGCGACTACACAGGATGCGGATGGCAATGACGTAACCGCCAAGGTTCCCCTGTTTGTTGCACGTGATCCTAATGGCGCTGTTCAGCCGATTACCTCCACACCGACACTGGGTCTCAACGAGCAGATGAACAACGCGGTGATGGTCTATTTCGGTACCGGAAGCTACCTGTCTAGCACCGACAACGTCGCGGGTAACACGATCAACAGCTTCTATGCCATTGCCGATCAGGGCGCCCCTGTGGCGGGGCGGGGTTCTTTGATGCAGAAGGTGATCAGCAGCCAGGAAAACGGTGTCCGCGAAGTATCCAACAACGCGTCCCAGACCTGGTGGGCGGACAAGAGTGGCTGGTATCTGGATCTGACCTTCGGAGACTCAACCACCGGTGAACGGGTGATCAGTAAACCCCTGCTGGTTTACGACCGGCTCCTGTTCCCCACGCTAATTACTTCCAGCGACCCCTGTGCCTTTGGCGGCAGTGGCTGGCAGATGGAACTGGTTGCGGTGGGCGACCGTTTTATCGGGCACTCCATTTTTGGCGAGGATGGCAAGGAAGTTGACTATGCCATCATCAGCTATTCGCAGATGATCGAGTCGGGCAAAAAAACATTCCTGCCGGCAAACGATATCAAGGGTGATTTCAAGGTTGAGGAAGGGCAGTCACCACCGCCGGCCAATGGCCGGGTGTCCTGGCGACGGTTTTGA